A section of the Hevea brasiliensis isolate MT/VB/25A 57/8 chromosome 17, ASM3005281v1, whole genome shotgun sequence genome encodes:
- the LOC110650542 gene encoding tubulin beta chain, whose protein sequence is MREILHIQGGQCGNQIGAKFWEVICDEHGIDNTGKYSGDSELQLERINVYYNEASGGRYVPRAVLMDLEPGTMDSVRSGPFGQIFRPDNFVFGQSGAGNNWAKGHYTEGAELIDSVLDVVRKEAENCDCLQGFQVCHSLGGGTGSGMGTLLISKIREEYPDRMMLTFSVFPSPKVSDTVVEPYNATLSVHQLVENADECMVLDNEALYDICFRTLKLATPTFGDLNHLISATMSGVTCCLRFPGQLNSDLRKLAVNLIPFPRLHFFMVGFAPLTSRGSQQYRALTVPELTQQMWDAKNMMCAADPRHGRYLTASAMFRGKMSTKEVDEQMINVQNKNSSYFVEWIPNNVKSSVCDIPPKGLKMASTFIGNSTSIQEMFRRVSEQFTAMFRRKAFLHWYTGEGMDEMEFTEAESNMNDLVAEYQQYQDATADDEYEEEEEEEIAG, encoded by the exons ATGAGAGAAATTCTTCACATCCAGGGCGGCCAATGCGGCAACCAGATTGGAGCTAAGTTCTGGGAGGTGATATGCGACGAGCATGGTATTGATAACACCGGAAAGTATAGCGGTGACTCTGAACTCCAGCTTGAGCGTATCAATGTCTATTACAACGAGGCCAGTGGTGGCAGATACGTGCCTCGTGCTGTTCTTATGGATCTGGAGCCTGGTACCATGGATTCCGTTAGATCTGGACCGTTTGGGCAGATCTTTAGGCCTGATAACTTCGTTTTCGGCCAGTCTGGCGCTGGGAATAACTGGGCTAAAGGCCATTACACTGAAGGAGCTGAATTGATCGATTCTGTGCTTGATGTTGTCAGGAAAGAGGCTGAGAATTGTGATTGCTTACAGG GATTTCAAGTTTGTCATTCATTGGGTGGAGGCACTGGTTCTGGCATGGGAACTCTTCTTATTTCCAAGATTAGGGAGGAGTATCCTGATCGGATGATGTTGACATTTTCGGTCTTTCCTTCTCCTAAGGTATCTGACACAGTTGTTGAACCATACAATGCCACTCTATCTGTTCATCAGCTTGTGGAAAATGCCGATGAATGTATGGTTTTGGACAATGAGGCTTTGTATGACATCTGCTTCCGCACTCTGAAGCTTGCTACTCCAACTT TTGGTGATCTTAACCACCTCATATCTGCTACAATGAGTGGTGTTACTTGCTGCCTCCGGTTCCCTGGACAGCTTAACTCTGATCTTCGAAAGCTTGCAGTTAATCTTATTCCATTTCCTCGCCTGCATTTCTTCATGGTTGGGTTTGCACCTTTGACTTCTAGAGGATCACAACAGTATCGGGCTTTGACTGTCCCTGAACTAACCCAGCAGATGTGGGATGCCAAGAACATGATGTGTGCTGCTGACCCACGTCATGGTCGCTATCTAACTGCTTCAGCCATGTTCCGTGGTAAAATGAGCACTAAAGAGGTTGATGAGCAAATGATAAATGTCCAGAACAAGAACTCTTCATACTTTGTTGAGTGGATACCCAACAATGTTAAATCCAGTGTCTGTGATATCCCACCTAAGGGTCTCAAGATGGCATCGACTTTTAttgggaattcaacttcaatccaAGAAATGTTCAGGCGTGTCAGCGAGCAATTCACAGCAATGTTCAGGCGCAAGGCTTTCTTGCACTGGTATACTGGTGAGGGTATGGATGAAATGGAATTTACTGAGGCAGAGAGTAACATGAATGATCTGGTGGCCGAGTACCAGCAGTATCAAGATGCAACAGCTGATGATGagtatgaagaagaagaagaagaggagattgCTGGTTGA
- the LOC110642767 gene encoding uncharacterized protein LOC110642767, with the protein MPWPWKKAKVSRISRIVADLQPPKPNSLVVETGFPTSLVDLFVKNHERLKKPIKKRKQQQQQQQQRHHSHRQQQFIQPRVVEEVAISDPVRFSNYRELTVEPVNIDKKCESPENVERQHKNFDRCEVLAGEDRFLDSNQGLKGCAVVVDDGNPGSNTQEKRLLFSVLKMFVVLALALSTTRIAVGITMSAFILLFLEHVGQRPFCLLKTCLLPFPRLIRRVFSLFPLRRDSKKGLINVEEDDSASDAFDLVESLESNTPVKEIQVVDPTVNMAGRVEANERTESQTIYDFLNYDKRWDSVAGDVVAEDSEGGVLICAEEHRRSNDKIRRKFIKKLVPKKLRTVKKGKEGKEREANFISDQSSCWGEDKLWRGEDTEGQCNFDLQDLGCEGKLTLWQLMEEEKEERERLRTGGKEEFEHRSSISTQALQTELRSSTSTQALQTELRSSTSTQTLHTKPGMIVVEERVDIEKGGNSGYPILFLIVLAGLVGGRVLALVITVASFSMLKLVWRRRKCKK; encoded by the coding sequence ATGCCTTGGCCGTGGAAGAAGGCCAAAGTTTCAAGAATTTCTCGTATTGTTGCGGATCTCCAGCCACCCAAACCCAATTCACTTGTTGTCGAGACCGGATTCCCTACTTCTCTTGTTGATCTTTTCGTCAAGAACCATGAACGATTAAAGAAACCCATCAAAAAGAggaagcagcagcagcagcagcaacagcAACGACACCATAGTCATCGGCAGCAACAGTTTATTCAGCCGCGCGTGGTTGAGGAGGTTGCAATCTCCGATCCCGTACGCTTCTCGAACTATAGAGAATTGACTGTGGAGCCTGTTAATATCGATAAAAAGTGTGAAAGCCCGGAGAATGTGGAGCGTCaacataaaaattttgatagatgtGAAGTTTTAGCGGGCGAAGATCGATTTCTTGATTCTAATCAGGGTCTTAAGGGGTGTGCTGTTGTTGTTGATGATGGTAATCCTGGCTCGAATACACAAGAGAAACGCTTGTTATTTTCAGTTTTGAAGATGTTTGTTGTGTTGGCTTTGGCTTTGAGCACGACAAGAATTGCTGTTGGGATAACAATGTCCGCTTTTATTCTCTTATTTCTTGAACATGTCGGGCAACGTCCCTTTTGTTTGTTGAAAACATGCTTATTGCCCTTTCCACGTTTAATCCGAAGAGTGTTTTCATTGTTTCCACTTAGGAgagattccaagaaaggattgatCAATGTAGAGGAAGATGATAGTGCTTCTGATGCCTTTGATTTGGTTGAGAGTCTTGAATCCAACACTCCTGTCAAGGAAATTCAAGTTGTGGATCCAACAGTTAATATGGCTGGACGAGTTGAAGCAAATGAGAGAACAGAAAGTCAAACTATTTATGATTTTTTGAATTATGATAAGAGATGGGATAGTGTGGCTGGAGATGTGGTGGCAGAGGACTCTGAAGGTGGAGTTTTGATTTGTGCAGAAGAGCATAGACGGAGTAATGATAAAATCAGAAGAAAATTCATCAAGAAACTGGTGCCAAAGAAATTGCGTACTGTAAAGAAAGGGAAAGAGGGGAAGGAGAGGGAAGCAAATTTCATCAGTGATCAGTCTAGTTGCTGGGGAGAGGATAAATTATGGAGGGGTGAAGACACAGAAGGGCAATGTAATTTTGATCTACAAGATTTAGGTTGCGAAGGCAAATTAACGCTATGGCAGTTgatggaagaagaaaaagaagaaagagaaagatTAAGAACAGGAGGAAAGGAAGAATTTGAGCATAGAAGTTCTATATCTACTCAGGCATTGCAGACTGAACTTAGAAGTTCTACTTCTACTCAGGCATTGCAGACTGAACTTAGAAGTTCTACTTCTACTCAGACATTGCACACTAAGCCAGGGATGATTGTGGTGGAGGAAAGGGTGGATATTGAAAAGGGAGGCAATTCAGGTTATCCGATCCTCTTTCTTATCGTTCTTGCTGGACTTGTCGGGGGTCGAGTGCTAGCCCTTGTTATTACAGTTGCATCATTTTCCATGCTAAAGTTGGTCTGGAGACGTAGGAAATGCAAAAAATAA